In Geotalea uraniireducens, the genomic window CTCCATGTGGCCGACGGCCAGGCGGCCCTCGATTATCTCTACCGGCAGGGCGAATTCGCCGATCCCGAGCTGTCGCCCGCTCCCGGCCTGATCCTGCTCGATCTGCGGCTTCCCAAGGTCGACGGCCTGGAGGTGCTGAAGACCGTCAAGGAGGACCGCAATCTCTGCCATATCCCGGTGGTGATCCTGACCACCTCGGCAGCCGAGGCGGACATGATCAACGCGTACGATCATCACGCCAACAGTTATCTGGTGAAGCCGGTGGAGTTTCCCCAGTTCCTGTCGCTGATGGAAAACCTCGGCTATTACTGGCTGATGTGGAACGGCTATCCCTATTGAGGCCGTTTCTGGAGCAACCATGACGCTTCCCCCGGTACACATTATGATTGTCGACGACGAGCCGGCCCACGCCGAAGCCATCAGGCGGGCGCTCATGGCCGCCAACTCGGATGCTGAAATCCGGGTGGCGGGTACCCTAGACGACTATCGCCGGCAGATTGCCGCCTGGCCGCCGGACATTGCCCTGATCGACCTGAACCTGCCGGATGGCCGGGCAGGGGAGATCCTGACCGCGCCGCCGGAAAATGGCCCGTTTCCGGTGCTGATCATGACTAGCTACGGCAACGAGCAGATTGCCGTCGATGCCATGCGTTCAGGGGCATTCGATTACGTGGTCAAATCCGTCGACGC contains:
- a CDS encoding response regulator; this encodes MKGTPIVILLVEDDPAHAEIVRRNFAGFRIANRLLHVADGQAALDYLYRQGEFADPELSPAPGLILLDLRLPKVDGLEVLKTVKEDRNLCHIPVVILTTSAAEADMINAYDHHANSYLVKPVEFPQFLSLMENLGYYWLMWNGYPY